The following proteins are co-located in the Megalobrama amblycephala isolate DHTTF-2021 linkage group LG12, ASM1881202v1, whole genome shotgun sequence genome:
- the ep400 gene encoding E1A-binding protein p400 isoform X8: MEVGRHGMIFQHPAVTPLGSPGVPLQQLMPTAQGGMPPTPQTVQIGGQKQNQQQYDPSKGPPVQNAASLHTPPPQLPGRLPQGGIPMAGLPLSLSQGQAMLVDQQAPMAGGQLQVKVQGVQGSGAVLAPVNPHAQLQAQLQQMQSGLHLQMQQQQQQMQQSVMQPGQATVALVRPGSDSSQPAQRLMSNSLSNPAMSPAPLTSPSSLPSPHPSAPVRTPCTGPSLSSAAQSKLSATNGTTGLKMSGLGQNPVGQNSQESSQDKQAEQAKLESHVHQRIAELRKEGQWSASRLPKLLEACRPKSQWDYLLEEMQWMAADFAQERRWKMAAAKKLVRTCARYHDEQKKMEERVKREEEMRLRHIASTIARGVDYFWSNIEQVVEIKLRFEIYDKQQKVLSLQKAANKGQCAKPAQSIGEKSDKESKGETGPSRKRKSSTSLSDVEVEDEESTIEEQEATEVAADQKAELAELTKEAEVPLDDLVKQYAGAYAEGFEWPQPSSQSEDEDREEADDVNSPLDSPHDAVLIDSLLTMDQYRGPERTASGPDGKPTKDIAEVAAATDLILPKGSARTTLTSRSSPPALLHGSLREYQQVGVEWLANLYRKNLNGILADETGLGKTVQTVAYFAHLACNQGIWGPHLVVVRTCKLLNWEMEFKRWCPGLKILLYLGSRRQRRYKRLRWCEPNSFHVCVTSYKLLLKDQSHFLRRRWRHLVLDEVQLIKNMTEKHWETIFNIKSQQRILLINTPLQNTLKELWTMIHFLLPGITHPYLNFPIKHGTDQNQDYCHKLVIRLHRMIQPFILRRSKRDVEKQMPKKYEHILKCRLSKRQKSMYEDILIQPSAQEALKTGHFVRVLEVLMQLQKICNHPDLIQPRDTHNSYICQPLQYNTPSLLLTALQKDQWKTVDMSLFDLISNEGKLTRYEAEEALPKLRMTKQLIEEIYSARDPPARPRPCKIKPMRLFLPVQYGTKPEGRLVPLTSSTTQAPRATAVTTATTTTTNPVTAAPSTQPRGKSPLTTTTSTQASAIKSSSGPLTTGATPNPPSTPLAMAVTGVSNMPAVTPHAPATHPLQPSLVPQRLVLSSQAQARLPSGDVVKVAQLVGQGRITQPETPVTLQFQGNKFTLSPSQLRQLTTGQPLQLQGTLGNILQIVSAPGQPLLRPQGPPMVMPTVPQAVPVQNSSGTPPPATTPQATNMATTVTPATADTETNAKHSANTTTQESSEERNRQLKERLASLFHANERRSLRSVLYGSDLIKTCSVYEGRPPPAFPAPQHSRWSWVGRDSCIRAQQTCMSTVAPLRSAILSNTEQEAATSILLKRFSCILPAVVAPPPQLYASNPPPFYSIAQKSFRRRLQEVSAPHNAEIRNLASLPVASFPDIHMLEMDSGKLEALSILLQKLSVENRRVLIFTQMASMLDILEAFLDHRHLTYVRLDESLSLEERQVQVKRFNRNRQIFCTILTNRCCSAMGQVFDADTIVFYDTDLNPSMDMRTQEWCDKIGRSKDIHIYRLESGNSIEEKLLKNGTKDLIREVAAQGMDYTLAFLTQRTIQDLFEVEAGSGEKVEEFVVLHQEPSPSESIPPHVARPYIQALNTIRLETQYEDEEEKTEVNRHVKTDKEEVGGQEEMDVEEGMREETSQLEELAAVMEQLTPIERYALHYLEYLHISEDEQVIKERIEAAKRGWELQQQQKVKVEKEEQMILEDEEDLFTYTREDAYNMEYVFENENGQTEIMPLWTPPTPPQDDNDIYIDSVICLMYDTAPMPESKLPPVYVRKERKRHMDPSALGRKKKKGHGESVIPPRSLFDKASLLKVRREGKDQKKNFSLKQQAPFAKPLPSLLKPAMEAGQDNPEWLISEDWALLQAVKQLLELPLNLTIVSPAHTPNWDLVSDVVNSCSRIYRSPKQCRNRYENVIIPREEGKLIYEANPKKNKTKSIYKSKNSRPLRTCQIYTQDDNATQIQLYNSRFELMKIIASKRSPPIKPLLGMNPFQKNPKHASVLAESGISYDKPLPPIQVASQRAERIAKEKKALAEQQRAQQLAQQQQQQTTGTAQPQGAAAQPQTQPQATAAGAQAAGVPQPSQPGAAAVPNTAVLTGAIKTAAVGTSIQPATATVSGNVIVNTVAGVPPSQFQANKRLASPVIPGALPTAGTATAQVVHTQQRAVPAPAAPAEVVAIATGQSVRAVTPVTASAVVSTNLTSGQSQTRTLVAPAPGMQLSQGKLTQAQFQLLRQQQLQQQQQQQQQQPQATSPQIKAVGKPQQELLKKQKLQMSQQQVAAAVAAAQGQQAASTQQPQQVHATPAATANPQIAAVAAPRAGAMLAGTTVTNLQVARLTRVPAPGTIQAQPGQTAQVTLTKPPPVVSVPAVVSSAGVTTLPVTVAGISVAIGQTQKTGGQVVTHPFQVQQVQQLLHRQKQQAAAQAAVQKAAQPQQTQASVQQKLGTQQAAQTTAQQQQKVTYATTTQLQPGIKTQFFTTSIAQPQKPATAQQIQVAKLPQIVQQQIVSSPQQIQAQPQTVALTQAAPAAGSAQAQVQVIPAGTATAAQVVQQKLLQQQVVTAAAAASPQIQTPPPHSPAQQQSAAAAPASETPAQQAAATPQPQQGKGNTRTGAAMRSKTPAKPSGGS; this comes from the exons GAGGCATGCCCCCCACCCCACAAACAGTCCAGATCGGTGGGCAGAAACAGAACCAGCAGCAGTATGACCCATCCAAAGGTCCACCGGTCCAGAACGCCGCAAGCCTTCACACGCCACCCCCACAGCTTCCAGGCCGCCTACCCCAGGGTGGGATCCCCATGGCAGGTCTGCCTCTCTCCCTGTCCCAGGGTCAGGCCATGTTGGTGGACCAGCAGGCTCCAATGGCTGGAGGTCAGCTCCAGGTGAAGGTGCAGGGTGTGCAGGGTAGCGGGGCCGTGCTGGCTCCAGTGAACCCACATGCGCAGCTGCAGGCACAGCTTCAGCAGATGCAGTCAGGACTCCACCTCCAGatgcagcagcaacaacagcagATGCAGCAGTCAGTCATGCAGCCCGGACAGGCA actGTGGCGCTTGTTCGTCCTGGATCAGATTCCTCTCAGCCTGCCCAGCGTTTGATGTCCAACTCTCTCTCCAACCCTGCCATGTCTCCTGCTCCTCTCACATCCCCATCCTCTCTACCCTCCCCACACCCTTCTGCCCCAGTCCGCACCCCCTGTACTGGCCCCAGCCTCTCCTCTGCTGCCCAGTCCAAACTCTCTGCCACGAATGGCACCACCGGGCTGAAAATGTCTGGGCTGGGTCAAAATCCAGTCGGGCAAAACTCACAGGAAAGCTCTCAGGACAAGCAAGCAGAGCAAGCCAAGCTG GAGAGTCACGTGCACCAGCGCATTGCAGAGCTCCGTAAAGAAGGCCAGTGGTCAGCTAGCCGTTTACCCAAGCTGCTGGAGGCCTGCAGGCCCAAATCCCAGTGGGACTACCTGCTGGAGGAGATGCAGTGGATGGCTGCTGACTTTGCCCAGGAAAGgcgctggaagatggctgctGCCAAGAAG CTTGTGCGCACATGTGCACGTTACCATGACGAACAGAAGAAGATGGAGGAACGCGtgaagagagaggaagagatgaGGCTGCGGCACATTGCCAGCACCATCGCTCGTGGGGTTGACTACTTCTGGTCCAATATTGAACAG GTTGTGGAAATCAAGCTGCGTTTTGAGATCTatgacaaacaacaaaaagtTCTCAGCCTGCAGAAGGCTGCGAATAAAG GTCAGTGTGCTAAACCTGCCCAGTCAATTGGAGAGAAGTCAGATAAAGAGAGTAAAGGG GAGACTGGCCCATCCCGCAAGAGAAAGTCAAGCACCTCGCTGTCAGATGTAGAGG TTGAAGATGAGGAAAGTACAATAGAAGAGCAGGAGGCTACGGAGGTTGCAGCTGATCAGAAAGCCGAGCTAGCCGAACTAACAAAAGAAG CTGAAGTGCCATTGGATGATCTGGTGAAGCAGTACGCTGGTGCTTACGCCGAGGGCTTTGAGTGGCCGCAGCCATCCAGCCAGAGTGAGGATGAAGACAGAGAGGAAGCTGATG ACGTGAATTCACCATTAGACAGTCCACATGATGCAGTGCTGATAGACTCTTTGCTGACTATGGATCAGTACCGTGGGCCTGAGCGGACAGCTTCTGGCCCTGATGGGAAGCCCACAAAGGATATCGCTGAGGTTGCCGCAGCAACAGACTTGATTCTGCCCAAAGGCAGTGCCAGGACCACTCTAACT AGTCGTTCCTCTCCCCCTGCTCTGCTGCACGGCTCTCTGAGAGAGTACCAGCAGGTTGGAGTGGAGTGGCTGGCAAACCTCTACCGCAAAAACCTCAACGGCATCCTGGCAGATGAAACCGGCCTCGGCAAAACCGTACAGACTGTGGCTTACTTCGCTCACTTGGCCTGCAACCAGG GTATCTGGGGGCCACATTTGGTGGTGGTGAGGACCTGCAAGCTGCTGaactgggaaatggagttcaaACGCTGGTGTCCTGGACTGAAGATACTCCTATACCTCGGCAGCCGAAGGCAGCGCAGATACAAGAGATTG AGGTGGTGTGAGCCCAACAGCTTCCACGTGTGTGTGACTTCATACAAGCTTCTGCTGAAAGATCAGTCTCATTTTCTGAGGAGGCGATGGAGGCACCTGGTACTGGATGAGGTGCAGCTCATCAAGAACATGACTGAGAAACACTGGGAGACCATCTTCAACATAAAGAG TCAGCAGAGGATTCTCTTAATCAACACACCTCTGCAGAACACTCTGAAAGAGTTATGGACCATGATCCACTTCCTCCTGCCTGGAATCACTCACCCATATCTCAACTTCCCCATCAAACACGGCACTGATCAGAACCAGGACTACTGCCACAAACTGGTCATCAGACTGCACAGG ATGATTCAGCCCTTCATCCTGCGTCGTTCTAAGAGAGATGTAGAAAAGCAAATGCCCAAGAAGTATGAGCACATTCTCAAGTGCCGTCTGTCCAAGAGGCAAAAGAGCATGTACGAGGACATCCTCATCCAGCCCAG TGCACAGGAGGCACTAAAGACGGGACATTTTGTCAGAGTCCTGGAGGTTCTTATGCAGTTGCAGAAGATCTGCAACCATCCAGACCTGATCCAACCCAGAGACACACACAACTCTTACATTTGTCAGCCACTTCAGTACAACACCCCATCATTACTGCTCACCGCACTGCAGAAGGACCAGTGGAAG ACTGTAGATATGTCACTGTTTGACCTGATCAGTAACGAGGGCAAGTTGACTCGTTATGAGGCAGAGGAGGCTCTGCCAAAACTCCGAATGACCAAACAGCTGATCGAAGAGATCTACAGTGCACGTGACCCACCAGCACGGCCCAGACCATGCAAGATCAAACCAATGAG GTTGTTCCTGCCGGTGCAGTATGGGACTAAACCAGAGGGGCGTCTTGTCCCCTTGACTAGCAGCACAACTCAAGCCCCTCGTGCCACTGCTGTGACTACTGCCACCACCACAACTACCAACCCTGTTACTGCTGCTCCTAGCACACAGCCCAGGGGCAAATCACCTCTTACCACAACCACTTCCACACAGG CCTCCGCAATCAAAAGCTCATCAGGACCACTCACAACAGGAGCCACCCCTAACCCCCCCTCTACCCCTCTGGCTATGGCGGTGACAGGGGTCAGCAATATGCCTGCTGTGACCCCTCACGCCCCTGCCACCCACCCCCTCCAGCCCAGTTTGGTACCCCAGAGGCTGGTGCTCAGCTCCCAGGCCCAGGCACGCTTGCCTA GTGGAGATGTAGTGAAGGTTGCTCAGTTAGTTGGACAGGGCCGCATCACCCAGCCAGAGACCCCTGTGACCCTGCAGTTCCAGGGAAACAAGTTTACCTTATCCCCGAGTCAGCTGCGGCAGCTCACCACCGGCCAGCCACTGCAGCTCCAAGGTACACTCG GCAACATCCTGCAGATTGTGTCAGCCCCCGGGCAGCCTCTTCTCAGGCCACAGGGACCACCTATGGTGATGCCTACTGTGCCCCAGGCTGTGCCTGTCCAGAACTCCTCAGGCACGCCGCCCCCTGCCACCACACCACAAG CAACCAACATGGCAACCACAGTCACTCCAGCTACAGCAGACACAGAAACAAACGCCAAACACTCAGCTAACACCACAACACAG GAGTCAAGTGAGGAAAGAAACAGGCAGCTGAAAGAGCGTCTGGCTAGTTTATTTCACGCAAACGAACGGCGTTCTTTGCGTTCCGTGCTGTATGGCTCAGACCTGATCAAGACCTGCTCCGTTTATGAAGGACGCCCACCACCAGCCTTCCCCGCTCCCCAGCACTCCCGCTGGTCCTGGGTCGGCAGAGACAGCTGTATCAGAGCTCAGCAGACATGCATGTCCACAGTGGCTCCACTCCGCTCAGCGATTCTCTCCAACACGGAGCAGGAGGCGGCAACAAGCATCTTGTTGAAGAG GTTCTCCTGCATACTTCCTGCTGTTGTGGCCCCTCCCCCTCAGCTGTATGCATCAAATCCTCCACCATTTTACAGTATAGCACAAAAATCATTCAGGCGACGGCTACAGGAAGTGTCTGCTCCACACAACGCAGAGATCCGTAACTTAGCCTCTCTTCCAGTTGCCAGCTTCCCTGATATACATATGCTAGAGATGGATTCAG GAAAACTGGAGGCGCTGTCCATCCTGCTGCAGAAGCTGAGCGTCGAGAACAGGCGTGTTCTGATCTTCACCCAGATGGCTAGCATGCTAGACATACTGGAGGCCTTCTTAGACCACCGTCACCTCACCTACGTACGGCTGGATGAGAGTCTGTCACTGGAGGAGAGACAG GTGCAGGTCAAGAGGTTTAACCGCAACAGACAGATCTTCTGCACCATCCTGACAAATCGCTGCTGCTCGGCCATGGGCCAAGTGTTTGATGCAGATACAATTGTGTTTTACGACACAGACCTAAATCCCAGCATGGACATGCGCACGCAGGAATGGTGTGACAAGATCGGTCGCTCCAAAGACATCCACATCTACAG GTTGGAGAGCGGGAACTCCATTGAGGAGAAGCTCTTGAAGAATGGCACTAAAGACCTTATACGAGAGGTAGCTGCACAAGGCATGGACTACACTCTGGCCTTTTTAACACAG cgcaccattcagGATCTGTTTGAGGTGGAGGCTGGCTCTGGAGAGAAAGTGGAGGAGTTTGTGGTCCTCCACCAGGAACCCTCCCCATCTGAATCCATTCCTCCTCACGTGGCCAGACCCTACATCCAGGCCCTGAATACCATCCGACTGGAGACTCAATACgaagatgaggaggagaagACAGAGGTAAACAGACATGTGAAAACTGATAAAGAGGAAGTGGGAGGACAGGAAGAGATGGATGTGGAGGAAGGGATGAGAGAGGAGACGTCACAGTTAGAGGAGCTGGCGGCAGTAATGGAGCAG CTTACGCCTATTGAGAGATACGCACTGCACTATCTGGAGTATCTGCACATCAGTGAGGATGAACAGgttataaag GAGCGCATAGAGGCTGCTAAGAGAGGCTGGgagctgcagcagcagcagaaagtGAAGGTGGAGAAGGAGGAACAAATGATTCTAGAAGATGAGGAGGATCTTTTCACCTACACCAGAGAGGACGCATACAACATG GAGTATGTTTTCGAGaatgaaaatggacaaacagaAATAATGCCG CTGTGGACTCCCCCAACTCCTCCACAGGATGATAACGACATCTACATTGACTCCGTAATCTGCCTCATGTATGACACTGCGCCCATGCCCGAGTCCAAACTGCCCCCGGTCTACGTCCGCAAAGAGCGTAAGAGACACATGGACCCATCAG CTCTGGGACGTAAGAAAAAGAAGGGCCATGGAGAATCAGTGATTCCTCCGCGCTCTCTCTTTGATAAGGCCAGTCTCCTCAAGGTGAGGCGGGAAGGCAAAGATCAGAAAAAGAACTTCTCTCTGAAGCAACAGGCTCCGTTCGCCAAACCTCTGCCCTCACTGCTCAAACCAGCCATGGAGGCCGGACAGGACAACCCTGAGTGGCTCATCAGTGAGGACTGGGCCCTGCTACAG GCTGTAAAGCAGTTACTGGAACTTCCTCTGAACCTGACCATCGTGTCTCCAGCTCACACTCCTAACTGGGACCTGGTGAGCGACGTGGTGAACTCCTGCAGCAGGATTTACCGCTCGCCAAAGCAATGCCGTAACCGCTACGAGAACGTCATCATTCCAAGAGAGGAGGGCAAG CTAATATATGAAGCTAACCCTAAGAAGAACAAGACCAAGAGCATTTATAAg TCCAAGAACAGTCGTCCTCTGCGCACGTGTCAGATCTACACACAGGATGACAACGCCACACAGATACAGTTGTACAACAGCCGTTTTGAGCTAATGAAAATCATCGCTAGCAAGAGGAGCCCACCCATAAAACCACT ACTGGGCATGAATCCTTTCCAGAAGAACCCCAAGCATGCCTCTGTGCTGGCTGAGAG CGGGATAAGCTACGACAAACCTCTGCCTCCTATCCAGGTTGCCTCTCAGAGAGCTGAGAGAATCGCAAAGGAGAAGAAG GCACTAGCCGAACAGCAGAGGGCTCAGCAGTTAGCccagcaacaacagcagcagacTACAGGAACCGCCCAGCCTCAGGGAGCTGCCGCACAGCCTCAAACCCAGCCACAGGCCACTGCAGCAGGTGCACAGGCCGCCGGAGTGCCTCAGCCCAGCCAACCTGGAGCAGCAGCAGTCCCCAACACCGCTGTACTG ACTGGAGCTATCAAGACGGCTGCAGTGGGCACAAGCATCCAGCCAG CAACGGCTACAGTGAGTGGGAATGTGATTGTAAACACTGTGGCTGGAGTTCCTCCCAGTCAGTTCCAGGCAAACAAACGTCTGGCATCTCCAGTCATACCTGGAGCCCTGCCT ACTGCAGGAACGGCCACAGCTCAGGTGGTTCACACTCAGCAGAGGGCAGTGCCTGCACCAGCTGCCCCAGCAGAGGTCGTTGCCATAGCGACGGGTCAGAGCGTGAGAGCCGTTACCCCAGTGACCGCATCAGCTGTGGTGTCCACTAATCTGACTTCGGGTCAGTCCCAAACACGCACGCTGGTGGCTCCAG CTCCAGGTATGCAGTTGTCTCAGGGTAAGCTCACACAAGCTCAATTCCAGCTCCTCCGACAGCAACAgttacagcagcagcaacagcagcagcagcagcaaccaCAAGCCACATCTCCACAGATCAAAGCAGTAGGAAAGCCACAGCAG GAGTTGCTGAAGAAGCAGAAGCTACAGATGTCCCAGCAGCAGGTTGCGGCGGCAGTAGCTGCAGCTCAAGGTCAGCAGGCTGCATCTACTCAGCAGCCACAGCAGGTTCACGCCACACCCGCGGCCACGGCCAACCCTCAAATAGCTGCAGTCGCTGCACCCAGAGCGGGAGCTATGCTCGCTGGAACTACTGTCACCAACTTACAGGTGGCCAGACTG ACACGTGTCCCGGCCCCAGGAACTATTCAAGCTCAGCCAGGTCAAACCGCCCAGGTGACTCTGACTAAACCACCTCCTGTAGTCTCAGTTCCTGCTGTGGTCTCCTCCGCCGGAGTCACGACCCTTCCCGTCACTGTGGCCGGCATTAGTGTCGCCATCGGACAGACGCAGAAAACAG gTGGTCAGGTGGTGACCCATCCGTTCCAGGTGCAGCAAGTTCAGCAGCTGTTGCACAGACAAAAGCAGCAGGCCGCTGCGCAAGCTGCCGTCCAGAAGGCAGCACAGCCACAGCAAACACAGGCTTCTGTGCAGCAAAAG CTTGGCACTCAGCAGGCTGCTCAAACCACAgcccagcagcagcagaaagTGACGTATGCCACCACCACTCAACTGCAGCCCGGCATTAAGACCCAGTTCTTCACCACCTCAATCGCACAGCCGCAGAAACCTGCCACAGCACAGCAGATACAG GTCGCTAAGCTTCCTCAGATAGTTCAGCAGCAAATAGTATCTTCACCTCAACAG atTCAGGCTCAGCCTCAGACAGTGGCCCTTACACAGGCAGCACCCGCTGCAGGTTCGGCACAGGCCCAGGTGCAAGTCATCCCCGCAGGCACCGCCACAGCTGCGCAGGTGGTGCAACAGAAGCTCCTCCAGCAGCAGGTTGTTACAGCAGCAGCCGCCGCCTCCCCTCAAATCCAGACCCCACCACCACACAGCCCCGCCCAGCAGCAGAGCGCCGCGGCGGCCCCCGCCTCAGAGACTCCAGCACAGCAGGCCGCTGCCACCCCCCAGCCCCAGCAGGGCAAAGGAAACACCCGTACTGGGGCCGCCATGCGCTCCAAAACCCCCGCCAAACCCAGCGGTGGTAGCTAG